One region of Xylanimonas ulmi genomic DNA includes:
- a CDS encoding MBL fold metallo-hydrolase, with amino-acid sequence MTTPGIGDGSPTLRVTHVGGPTVLIEAAGWRILTDPTFDPPGRAYGFGLGASSTKTAGPALTPEQIGPIDVVLLSHDQHADNLDDRGRALLPSAGTVVTTVPGARRLRAANVRGLRPGQSTVVSDQGRSALTIRATPARHGPWGSRPLVGATIGFALSATPGARAAVWITGDTVLHRPLLRTARALDVDVLILHLGAVRLAPTRRVRYTMDAAEGAVLAEVAGARVVVPVHYEGWSHFSEPEQKARDVLGTTRVAPSATITWLQRGWRTPIG; translated from the coding sequence ATGACCACGCCCGGCATCGGGGACGGCTCGCCCACGCTGCGCGTCACACACGTGGGCGGGCCCACCGTCCTGATCGAGGCGGCGGGCTGGCGCATCCTCACCGACCCCACCTTTGACCCGCCGGGTCGCGCTTACGGGTTCGGGCTGGGCGCCAGCTCAACCAAGACCGCCGGCCCGGCGCTCACGCCTGAGCAGATCGGTCCGATCGACGTGGTGCTCCTCAGCCACGACCAACACGCCGACAACCTCGACGACCGAGGCCGGGCGCTTCTGCCCTCTGCGGGCACAGTCGTCACCACGGTTCCGGGAGCCCGCCGGCTGCGCGCGGCCAACGTCCGGGGACTTCGCCCCGGGCAGAGCACCGTGGTGTCTGATCAAGGCCGCTCGGCGCTCACCATCCGTGCGACGCCGGCGAGGCACGGGCCCTGGGGCTCGCGCCCACTCGTCGGCGCCACGATCGGCTTTGCGCTCTCCGCGACTCCCGGCGCACGTGCCGCCGTCTGGATCACCGGCGACACGGTCCTGCACCGGCCACTGCTGCGGACCGCGCGCGCCCTCGACGTCGACGTGCTCATCCTCCATCTCGGCGCCGTCCGGCTCGCGCCCACCAGGCGGGTGCGCTACACGATGGACGCGGCCGAGGGCGCCGTCTTGGCCGAGGTGGCCGGTGCGCGGGTCGTCGTCCCCGTCCACTACGAGGGCTGGTCGCACTTCTCCGAACCCGAACAGAAGGCTCGCGACGTCCTGGGGACCACCCGCGTGGCGCCCTCGGCCACCATCACGTGGCTGCAGCGCGGCTGGCGGACACCGATCGGCTGA
- a CDS encoding antibiotic biosynthesis monooxygenase, which yields MTVRLNGLLVCADDVQAHVVRAHLAQHVELTRAESGCVSFAVEPTADPLIWTVDEEFADADAFAAHQARVAASAWGIATTGIERRYVTEGLDERPAPFAV from the coding sequence GTGACTGTGCGACTGAATGGACTGCTCGTCTGCGCCGACGATGTCCAGGCCCACGTGGTCCGAGCCCACCTGGCGCAGCATGTCGAGCTGACCCGAGCGGAGTCGGGCTGTGTGTCGTTCGCCGTCGAGCCGACCGCCGACCCGCTCATCTGGACGGTCGACGAGGAGTTCGCGGACGCCGACGCCTTCGCCGCGCACCAGGCCCGCGTCGCCGCGAGTGCGTGGGGCATCGCCACAACAGGTATCGAGCGCCGCTACGTGACCGAAGGACTCGACGAGCGACCGGCCCCGTTCGCCGTCTAG